Proteins co-encoded in one Papaver somniferum cultivar HN1 chromosome 5, ASM357369v1, whole genome shotgun sequence genomic window:
- the LOC113282355 gene encoding 60S ribosomal protein L27a-2, producing the protein MTTHLKKNRKKRGHVSAGHGRVGKHRKHPGGRGNAGGMHHHRILFDKYHPGYFGKVGMRYFHKLRNKFHCPIVNIDKLWSMVPQEVKDKASSDKAPVIDVTQFGYFKVLGKGVLPENQPIVVKAKLISKTAEKKIKQAGGAVVLTA; encoded by the coding sequence ATGACAACCCATTTGAAGAAGAACAGGAAGAAGAGAGGTCATGTATCAGCAGGTCATGGACGTGTAGGGAAACATCGAAAGCATCCTGGTGGTCGTGGTAATGCTGGAGGTATGCATCACCATAGAATCCTGTTCGATAAGTATCATCCTGGTTACTTTGGAAAGGTTGGTATGCGTTATTTTCATAAACTAAGGAACAAGTTCCATTGTCCAATCGTCAACATCGACAAGCTATGGTCAATGGTACCACAAGAAGTGAAAGATAAAGCATCAAGTGATAAAGCACCTGTTATTGATGTTACTCAGTTTGGATACTTCAAGGTTTTAGGGAAAGGTGTTCTACCTGAGAATCAACCTATTGTTGTTAAGGCtaagttgatttctaagactgCTGAAAAGAAGATTAAGCAAGCTGGTGGTGCTGTTGTTCTTACTGCTTAG
- the LOC113282354 gene encoding uncharacterized protein LOC113282354, whose protein sequence is MAVLVGNLTLLVDTISIRTGLPDRRTRLAILDVILKKDYYSQIINNVSLSTKSESSRHDKAEIRNFLYGVNNKKGIINSKSNSSMDFDSEFNGEDEGDEDFESWEEQMRKRVKELEELKELERKAEELQNRVDDGDDGGDEDEDEFGGDDEDTEERKRMRVRKELEKVAKEQAERKKTATLMFELGQKAYSRGMYGRAVEFLEGALTIIPRPTMFGGEIQIWLAMAYEANNRHADCIALYQQLERKHPSVSIRRQAKELRYILQAPKLKISKDEMVTIPLIGSSYDSYAGTWSDKYKDQPPIPSGGTTNQLPSNKDYLGDFMVSPSPSGWENNRTLWAFVAVWVSLVGVALIMHR, encoded by the exons ATGGCGGTTCTAGTCGGAAACCTTACACTACTGGTCGATACAATCTCGATCCGAACAGGATTACCAGATCGTAGAACCCGGTTAGCAATACTGGACGTAATCTTGAAAAAAGATTATTATTCTCAAATCATTAACAACGTTTCTCTTTCTACAAAATCCGAATCTTCTCGTCATGATAAAGCTGAAATTAGGAATTTCTTATACGGTGTTAATAATAAAAAAGGAATTATAAATTCAAAATCTAATTCTTCTATGGATTTTGATTCTGAATTTAATGGAGAAGACGAAGGTGATGAGGATTTTGAAAGTTGGGAAGAGCAAATGAGAAAAAGAGTTAAAGAGTTGGAAGAGTTGAAGGAATTAGAGAGAAAAGCAGAAGAATTACAGAATAGAGTTGACGacggtgatgatggtggtgatgaagatgaagatgagttTGGAGGGGACGATGAAGACACTGAAgaaaggaagaggatgagagtTCGAAAAGAGCTCGAAAAG GTGGCGAAAGAGCAAGCTGAGCGAAAGAAAACAGCGACATTGATGTTTGAGTTGGGACAGAAGGCTTACAGCAGAGGAATGTATGGTCGAGCAGTTGAGTTCCTAGAAGGTGCATTAACAATCATTCCAAGACCCACTATGTTTGGCGGTGAG ATACAAATATGGCTTGCTATGGCTTATGAAGCGAACAACCGTCATGCAGATTGTATTGCTCTTTATCAGCAGTTAGAGAGGAAACACCCAAGTGTTAGTATTCGACGGCAAGCTAAGGAGCTTCGCTACATCTTACAGGCACCTAAACTTAAAATTTCGAAGGATGAGATGGTTACGATTCCATTAATTGGTTCCAGTTACGACAG TTATGCGGGAACCTGGAGTGACAAGTACAAAGATCAGCCTCCAATCCCTAGTGGTGGAACAACCAATCAGCTTCCTTCTAACAAGGACTATCTTGGTGATTTTATGGTTTCGCCTTCCCCATCTGGATGGGAAAATAACCGAACTTTATGGGCTTTCGTAGCTGTTTGGGTGAGCTTGGTAGGAGTTGCTCTCATCATGCACAGGTAA